The Halogeometricum borinquense DSM 11551 genome window below encodes:
- the paaK gene encoding phenylacetate--CoA ligase PaaK codes for MVHRSVETASREELRTLQTERLQEAVRNAYESVPFYREKLEEMGLKPGDIERIDDVQKLPFTTKEDFRDNYPTEMFAVDMDDVVRIHASSGTTGKPKIVSYTQDDLDVWSDAIARCLVAAGLDSDDVVQNAYGYGLFTGGLGLHQGVEELGATVIPIGGGQTQRQVEMLADLESDALACTPSYALYLAETAAEMGVDIRDLPLRLVIFGAEPCTEPMREEIEERLGVTGVDIYGLSEIVGPGVSIECLEQDGLHVWEDRFYPEVVDPQTGEPVEEGEEGELVLTTLSKDALPVLRYRTGDLTTLNYDTCDCGRTAVRMDNITGRADDLLIVRGVNVYPSEIESVVLEFDEVAPHYRIDLRRDDNLDTLELTVELEEGFDGSTDDVREKILNRLSNVLSFTPDELTLVESGGIARTEVGKVQRVYDHRGQ; via the coding sequence ATGGTACACCGTAGCGTAGAGACCGCTTCGCGGGAGGAACTCCGCACACTCCAAACCGAGCGGTTGCAGGAGGCGGTTCGTAACGCGTACGAAAGCGTCCCGTTCTACCGAGAGAAACTCGAGGAGATGGGACTGAAACCCGGCGATATCGAGCGTATCGACGACGTTCAGAAACTCCCATTCACGACGAAGGAGGATTTCCGTGACAACTACCCGACGGAGATGTTCGCTGTGGACATGGATGACGTCGTTCGCATCCACGCCTCCTCGGGGACGACAGGGAAGCCAAAGATAGTCAGTTACACGCAGGACGACCTCGACGTGTGGAGCGATGCTATCGCGCGGTGTCTCGTCGCTGCGGGACTGGACTCCGACGACGTTGTGCAGAACGCCTACGGCTACGGTCTCTTCACCGGTGGCCTCGGACTCCATCAGGGCGTCGAGGAGTTGGGCGCGACGGTCATCCCCATCGGTGGCGGCCAGACGCAACGACAGGTCGAGATGCTCGCAGACCTCGAATCGGACGCTCTCGCCTGCACGCCGTCGTACGCACTCTACCTCGCGGAGACCGCAGCGGAGATGGGCGTGGATATCCGCGACCTCCCGCTCCGACTCGTCATCTTCGGCGCTGAACCCTGCACAGAACCGATGCGCGAAGAGATCGAGGAACGCCTCGGCGTCACGGGAGTTGACATCTACGGCCTCTCCGAAATCGTCGGTCCCGGCGTTTCCATCGAATGCTTGGAACAGGACGGCCTTCACGTCTGGGAGGATCGATTCTACCCGGAGGTCGTGGATCCACAGACAGGCGAACCGGTCGAGGAGGGCGAAGAAGGCGAACTCGTTCTGACGACGCTCTCGAAGGACGCGTTGCCCGTCCTCCGATACCGGACGGGAGATCTGACAACGCTAAATTACGACACCTGCGACTGCGGCCGCACCGCCGTCCGCATGGACAATATCACCGGGCGCGCCGACGACTTGCTCATCGTCCGCGGCGTCAACGTCTATCCCAGTGAGATCGAATCAGTCGTCTTGGAGTTCGACGAGGTGGCACCCCACTACCGTATCGATCTTCGACGCGACGACAACCTCGACACGCTGGAACTGACTGTCGAACTCGAAGAGGGATTCGACGGATCCACCGACGACGTTCGAGAAAAGATTCTGAACCGACTTTCGAACGTGCTGTCGTTCACACCGGACGAACTGACGCTCGTCGAATCCGGCGGCATTGCTCGGACAGAGGTTGGGAAGGTCCAACGCGTCTACGACCACCGCGGGCAGTGA
- a CDS encoding 3-hydroxyacyl-CoA dehydrogenase family protein, with translation MHVAVLGAGTMGHGIAQVSAMAGHDVTMRDIESEYVQNGLDAIEENLRGGVERDKVTEAEMAATLDRLTGTTSLGDAVADADLVVEAVPEDMELKQETMREVEGFADDDAVLATNTSSLSVTEILSALEHPERGIGMHFFNPVHIMALVEVVVAEQTDDGTLDLAHEFVDDIDKTAVEVRDSPGFASSRLGVALGVEAMRMVQEGVASPEDVDAAMELGYNHPMGPVELGDVVGLDVRLGILEYLREELGERFRPPQILKRKVRAGKLGKKTGEGFYVWEDGEKVGVSEDVMDQ, from the coding sequence ATGCACGTAGCCGTACTCGGAGCCGGAACGATGGGACACGGAATCGCACAAGTGTCTGCGATGGCCGGTCACGACGTGACGATGCGAGATATCGAATCGGAGTACGTCCAGAACGGTCTCGACGCCATCGAAGAGAATCTCCGCGGAGGCGTCGAACGCGACAAAGTGACCGAAGCAGAGATGGCGGCGACGCTAGACCGTCTCACCGGAACCACCTCACTCGGAGACGCCGTCGCGGACGCCGACCTTGTCGTCGAGGCTGTCCCCGAGGATATGGAATTAAAGCAGGAGACGATGCGAGAAGTGGAGGGATTCGCCGACGACGACGCCGTCCTCGCCACGAACACGTCGTCGCTGTCAGTGACTGAAATTTTGAGCGCACTCGAACATCCAGAACGGGGGATCGGCATGCACTTTTTCAACCCGGTCCACATCATGGCGCTGGTCGAAGTCGTCGTCGCAGAGCAGACGGACGACGGAACGTTGGATCTCGCCCACGAATTTGTCGATGACATCGACAAGACTGCTGTGGAGGTACGCGACTCACCCGGATTCGCTTCCTCGCGTCTCGGTGTCGCACTCGGCGTCGAGGCGATGCGAATGGTCCAAGAGGGCGTTGCCTCACCGGAGGACGTAGACGCGGCGATGGAGCTCGGCTACAATCACCCGATGGGACCGGTCGAACTCGGGGACGTGGTAGGGCTTGACGTGCGCCTCGGCATTCTCGAATATCTGCGGGAGGAACTCGGCGAGCGGTTCCGTCCGCCGCAGATTCTCAAGCGAAAGGTTCGCGCCGGGAAACTCGGCAAGAAGACCGGCGAAGGGTTCTACGTCTGGGAAGACGGCGAGAAAGTCGGCGTCAGCGAGGACGTGATGGACCAATGA
- a CDS encoding enoyl-CoA hydratase/isomerase family protein has product MSDEPDADETRDVESVADDCETVNVAVDDRVEGVTTVTMTRPDARNALNAQLRAELKRVLDAVEESDARVVVLTGADEAKAFVAGADVTELRERDMLAQREASKRPRVYEYVDDLRQPVIARLNGHALGGGCELAQACDVRIAHERAKLGQPEINLGIMPGGGGTQRLARLVGEGQAMRLVLSGELISAEEAYDIGLVDEVHDDETFDERVYELAGSMAEKSGVALEYAKKAVKAASRMDLEQGIEYEAELFAQLFATGDKDEGIDAFFEDRDPEWPTR; this is encoded by the coding sequence ATGAGTGACGAACCGGACGCTGACGAGACCCGCGACGTGGAATCAGTCGCCGACGACTGCGAAACGGTGAACGTCGCCGTTGACGACCGCGTGGAGGGCGTCACGACGGTAACGATGACCCGACCCGACGCACGGAACGCCCTGAACGCCCAGTTACGGGCGGAGTTGAAGCGTGTTCTCGATGCTGTCGAAGAGAGCGACGCCCGCGTCGTTGTCCTCACGGGAGCCGACGAGGCGAAAGCGTTTGTCGCCGGGGCAGACGTAACGGAACTCCGCGAGCGCGATATGCTGGCCCAACGGGAGGCGAGCAAACGACCCCGCGTCTACGAGTACGTGGACGACCTCCGGCAACCCGTTATCGCGCGACTGAACGGACACGCACTCGGCGGGGGGTGTGAACTCGCACAAGCGTGCGACGTGCGCATCGCACACGAACGTGCGAAACTCGGCCAACCGGAGATAAATCTCGGTATCATGCCGGGTGGCGGCGGCACACAACGACTCGCCCGACTGGTCGGAGAAGGACAGGCGATGCGTCTCGTTCTCAGCGGCGAACTGATCTCCGCCGAGGAGGCGTACGATATCGGACTCGTAGACGAGGTACACGACGACGAGACGTTCGACGAGCGTGTGTACGAACTCGCCGGGTCGATGGCTGAGAAGAGCGGTGTCGCCCTGGAATACGCGAAGAAAGCCGTCAAAGCCGCCTCTCGGATGGACCTCGAACAGGGAATCGAATACGAGGCGGAGTTGTTCGCCCAACTGTTTGCCACCGGCGATAAAGACGAAGGAATCGACGCGTTCTTCGAAGACCGCGACCCCGAGTGGCCGACCCGCTGA
- a CDS encoding EthD family reductase, translating to MIKMVNHLVRKDDYTHEEFVERWLGEHTDIAKEMPGLKKYTTSVPTDPERAEYDGIIELYFEDMAALSAAFESEAGERTNADAAEFIDMEAGPTMYVEETVQLDET from the coding sequence ATGATTAAGATGGTCAATCATCTCGTCCGAAAGGACGACTACACGCACGAAGAGTTCGTTGAACGATGGCTAGGCGAGCACACCGACATCGCAAAGGAGATGCCGGGACTGAAGAAGTACACCACCAGCGTCCCGACAGACCCCGAACGCGCCGAGTACGACGGCATCATCGAACTTTACTTTGAGGACATGGCAGCACTCTCTGCGGCGTTTGAGTCCGAGGCCGGAGAACGGACAAACGCAGACGCTGCGGAGTTCATCGACATGGAAGCGGGGCCGACGATGTATGTGGAGGAAACGGTACAACTGGACGAGACCTGA
- a CDS encoding HD domain-containing protein yields MTDEHTRDYRSQVKDSFPEIADIEAETLREQVIEAWCLGLERGGWTDIEDIPYAWNIHEVTNVEHVRGVTRIAVQSAEEQRDFHGADPDFDVIRAACLLHDVGKCYEYVDFVDDDVLSTPDPEYATAEVPHSLSGYALAHEVGCPLAVQRAIPHFIGEIPTRTLEAELVKSANSASSNAITQATMGISLQEWVEKYSQTS; encoded by the coding sequence ATGACTGACGAACATACTCGGGACTACCGGTCACAGGTCAAAGATTCGTTCCCCGAAATAGCCGATATTGAAGCCGAGACACTCCGCGAACAGGTGATCGAGGCGTGGTGTCTCGGACTCGAACGCGGCGGATGGACCGATATCGAGGACATCCCATACGCGTGGAACATCCACGAGGTGACCAACGTCGAACACGTTCGCGGTGTCACCCGAATCGCGGTCCAGTCTGCGGAAGAACAGCGCGATTTCCACGGTGCCGACCCCGACTTCGACGTGATTCGGGCCGCTTGTCTCCTCCACGACGTGGGCAAGTGCTACGAATACGTGGATTTCGTCGATGACGACGTGCTCTCTACCCCTGACCCCGAGTACGCCACTGCGGAGGTCCCCCATTCGCTGTCGGGGTATGCTCTCGCCCACGAAGTCGGCTGTCCACTGGCTGTCCAGCGTGCCATCCCACACTTTATCGGTGAAATACCGACGCGGACGCTCGAAGCTGAACTCGTCAAGAGCGCTAATTCGGCGTCCTCGAACGCCATTACGCAGGCGACGATGGGAATCAGCTTGCAAGAGTGGGTTGAGAAGTATTCGCAAACGTCCTGA
- the glmU gene encoding bifunctional sugar-1-phosphate nucleotidylyltransferase/acetyltransferase gives MQTVVLAAGVGSRMWPLTASRPKPMLPVAGKPLVAHTVDAAVEAGATEIVLVVGYEADDVRSFFGTEYAGVPVEYAVQAEQLGTADAVRSALEVLEDGSFAVLNGDALYDVPSLTNLYDGGPAVGSFEVEDPTSYGVLKTDGSGYVAGVVEKPSNPPSNLINAGAYVFPEAAHGWLLDVEASERGELELTDVLSRSCETYDVRTVAFDRWLDVGRPWELLEANEWKLSELETRIDGDVSEDAELNGPVVVEEGAKVRSGVVIDGPALIQSGASVGPNAYVRGATLICEDAKVGHAVEVKNSVLMEDATVGHLAYVGDSVLGRNVNFGAGTNVANLRHDGANVKLTVKDTRVDTGRRKLGVVIGDGAKTGINSSLNAGVVLSPEATVMPGESVTRDR, from the coding sequence ATGCAAACGGTAGTCCTCGCGGCAGGCGTTGGCAGTCGAATGTGGCCGCTCACGGCATCGAGACCGAAACCGATGCTTCCCGTTGCCGGGAAGCCCCTCGTTGCACACACCGTTGACGCCGCCGTCGAGGCGGGAGCGACGGAAATTGTCCTCGTTGTCGGATACGAAGCTGACGACGTGCGCTCGTTTTTCGGTACGGAGTATGCGGGTGTCCCTGTCGAGTACGCGGTCCAAGCAGAACAACTCGGGACGGCAGACGCCGTCCGGTCGGCACTGGAAGTACTCGAAGACGGATCGTTCGCCGTCCTCAACGGCGACGCGCTCTACGACGTGCCATCGCTAACGAACCTCTACGACGGCGGTCCCGCGGTTGGGTCGTTCGAAGTCGAGGACCCGACCTCCTACGGAGTCTTGAAGACAGACGGATCAGGCTACGTCGCCGGGGTGGTCGAAAAGCCGAGTAACCCGCCGTCGAACCTCATCAATGCGGGCGCGTACGTGTTTCCCGAAGCGGCACACGGATGGTTGCTCGACGTAGAGGCGTCCGAACGCGGCGAACTCGAACTGACGGATGTCCTCTCGCGTTCGTGCGAGACGTACGACGTGCGAACGGTGGCATTCGACCGGTGGTTGGACGTGGGCCGGCCGTGGGAGCTACTCGAAGCCAACGAGTGGAAACTCAGCGAACTGGAAACGCGAATCGACGGTGACGTGAGCGAGGACGCGGAGCTGAACGGTCCCGTCGTCGTCGAAGAGGGTGCAAAAGTGCGCTCGGGCGTCGTTATCGACGGACCTGCGCTCATTCAGTCCGGCGCGTCAGTTGGACCGAACGCGTACGTCCGCGGCGCGACATTGATCTGTGAGGATGCAAAAGTCGGCCACGCGGTCGAAGTGAAAAACAGCGTTCTCATGGAGGATGCAACAGTGGGCCACCTCGCGTACGTCGGTGACAGCGTTCTCGGCCGCAACGTGAACTTCGGAGCCGGAACCAACGTTGCCAACCTGCGCCACGACGGTGCGAACGTGAAACTGACCGTCAAAGACACACGTGTGGATACTGGCCGCCGCAAACTCGGAGTCGTTATCGGCGACGGCGCAAAAACGGGAATCAACAGCAGCCTCAATGCGGGCGTGGTCCTCTCACCGGAAGCGACGGTGATGCCGGGCGAGTCGGTTACACGCGACCGCTAA
- a CDS encoding winged helix-turn-helix domain-containing protein, whose protein sequence is MAASTHWVASSSLLLEEVESDDLLDALGDDVARKILVAGKQGPVTAEELADSCDVSESTIYRRLDRLNELGLVERCNPLLSTSKGSYQTRIDGLSLAVDEEGIRIEQGPSDSTIDAMETILDVIDVQRVNYDAENELVDVQFNLEPELFETFMGVYSRKRE, encoded by the coding sequence ATGGCAGCGAGCACACATTGGGTTGCATCGTCGTCCCTCCTCTTGGAGGAAGTCGAGAGTGATGACCTCCTTGACGCGCTCGGAGACGACGTTGCGCGCAAAATCCTGGTTGCGGGCAAGCAAGGGCCAGTCACGGCAGAGGAGCTAGCAGACTCCTGTGACGTCTCTGAATCCACGATATACCGTCGCCTCGACCGTCTGAACGAACTCGGCCTCGTCGAGCGTTGTAATCCGCTTCTCAGCACCTCGAAAGGCTCCTACCAGACACGTATTGATGGGCTCTCCCTCGCGGTGGACGAGGAAGGAATCAGGATCGAGCAGGGACCGAGCGACTCGACAATCGACGCAATGGAGACGATTCTCGATGTCATCGACGTTCAACGGGTGAACTACGACGCCGAGAACGAACTCGTCGATGTCCAGTTCAACCTCGAGCCAGAACTGTTCGAGACGTTTATGGGCGTTTACAGCCGAAAACGCGAGTAA
- the glmS gene encoding glutamine--fructose-6-phosphate transaminase (isomerizing), with protein sequence MCGITACIGQDDTVEPLLEGLERLEYRGYDSAGLAVKNGSSIELNKKVGEVSELVAAVESDPMSGSLGIGHTRWATHGGVTDENAHPHTDESGRIAVVHNGIIGNYQSLKKELESNGHVFASDTDTEVVPHLIEAELNTGATEEEAFRSAIARLSGTYAIAAIIGGDEAIYATRSGSPLCLGIGPGQYFLASDVPAFIEHTDQVVYLHDGDFVVVEPDGYEITDGAGRSVSREVQRVEWNAETASKGGYEHFMLKEIHEQPGSLRNTIHGRLNALTGTVELDEFPPETFTDVDQVQFVGMGTSYHAAMYASSMLSSRGVPAYAFQAGEYGLVCPPVTDGTLVIAVTQSGETADTLDAIRRAKSAGADTVAVTNTVGSSITRECEDTLLIRAGPEIGVAATKTFCSQVTALSLLGERLVEDITGTRTTDGRELVEALSRLPGHVQEILDTSVAPALAQEIEDSESYFFIGRGIAHSAALEGALKFKEITYEHAEGFAASELKHGPLALVTPNTPVFAIFTGFEDEATLSSMKEVQARGAPVIAITSKTDSEIAEFADYVLSIPETHPDVAGIPVSVQLQLVAYHAADLLDRPIDKPRNLAKSVTVH encoded by the coding sequence ATGTGTGGAATTACCGCGTGCATCGGGCAGGACGATACGGTCGAACCGTTGTTGGAAGGACTCGAACGGCTAGAGTATCGCGGCTACGACTCCGCAGGTCTCGCCGTCAAAAACGGTTCCAGCATCGAACTGAACAAAAAGGTCGGTGAAGTGTCCGAACTGGTCGCGGCCGTCGAGTCTGATCCCATGTCGGGCAGCCTCGGAATCGGACACACTCGCTGGGCCACCCACGGAGGGGTGACCGACGAGAACGCACATCCGCACACGGACGAATCCGGGCGCATCGCCGTCGTTCACAACGGCATCATCGGGAACTATCAGTCCCTGAAGAAGGAACTTGAGTCGAACGGGCACGTCTTCGCCAGCGACACGGACACCGAAGTCGTCCCACATCTCATCGAAGCGGAACTCAACACCGGTGCAACCGAAGAAGAGGCCTTCCGATCAGCCATCGCCCGGCTCTCGGGAACGTACGCCATCGCCGCCATCATCGGTGGCGACGAGGCCATCTACGCGACTCGTTCGGGGTCGCCGCTCTGTCTCGGTATCGGCCCGGGTCAGTACTTCCTCGCCAGTGACGTTCCGGCGTTTATCGAGCACACGGACCAAGTCGTCTACCTTCACGATGGTGACTTCGTCGTCGTCGAACCCGACGGCTACGAGATTACTGACGGGGCGGGTCGGTCCGTCTCGCGCGAAGTCCAGCGCGTCGAGTGGAACGCCGAAACCGCAAGCAAGGGCGGCTACGAGCACTTCATGCTCAAAGAGATTCACGAACAGCCGGGTTCGCTCCGTAACACCATTCATGGCCGCTTGAACGCGCTCACTGGAACCGTCGAACTGGACGAGTTCCCGCCGGAAACGTTCACAGATGTCGATCAGGTCCAGTTCGTCGGCATGGGAACTTCGTATCACGCCGCGATGTATGCGTCGTCGATGCTCTCTTCGCGGGGTGTTCCGGCGTACGCGTTCCAAGCAGGCGAGTACGGACTGGTCTGTCCACCCGTAACGGACGGAACATTGGTCATCGCCGTCACACAGAGCGGTGAGACCGCAGACACGCTCGACGCGATCCGCCGCGCGAAGAGCGCCGGTGCCGACACTGTCGCGGTCACCAACACTGTCGGGTCATCTATCACCCGTGAGTGTGAGGATACGCTTCTCATCCGCGCCGGCCCAGAAATCGGCGTTGCCGCGACCAAGACGTTCTGTTCGCAGGTTACGGCCCTATCGCTCCTCGGCGAACGACTGGTCGAGGACATCACCGGCACTCGAACCACTGACGGCCGAGAACTCGTCGAGGCGCTGTCGCGTCTCCCCGGTCACGTTCAGGAGATACTCGACACCTCCGTCGCACCGGCACTCGCGCAGGAAATCGAAGACAGCGAGTCGTACTTCTTCATCGGCCGCGGCATCGCTCACTCGGCGGCGCTAGAGGGCGCGCTGAAGTTCAAGGAGATCACGTACGAGCACGCCGAGGGATTCGCTGCGTCAGAGCTCAAGCACGGACCGTTGGCGCTCGTCACACCGAACACGCCGGTGTTCGCTATTTTCACCGGGTTCGAGGACGAGGCGACTCTGAGCAGCATGAAGGAGGTACAGGCCCGCGGTGCGCCAGTCATCGCTATTACGAGCAAGACTGACAGCGAAATCGCGGAGTTCGCTGACTACGTACTTTCGATTCCAGAAACACATCCCGACGTTGCTGGTATCCCGGTAAGCGTCCAACTCCAACTGGTCGCGTACCACGCTGCAGATCTCCTTGACCGCCCCATCGATAAGCCGCGCAATCTTGCCAAATCGGTGACTGTACACTGA
- a CDS encoding sugar phosphate nucleotidyltransferase encodes MSAVSEAVVLAAGEGRRLRPLTKYLPKPMLPVANRPVIDYVLDALVESGIERVVVVVGYRGDRIQTHLTAEYKGANIEFVQQPSRLGSGHALLQATGMVNGEFLVVNGDSIINAAIVTSTLERYDSTDCAATVAVAHSDTPEEYGVVITNRGLIADIDEHPVEREGYVVNAGVYVFDESVFAALDRTEPWQGEIRLTDAIEHLDGPVTSILVNGGWLDPSTPWQLLSVSETLLGSRFGSDVYVADSARVHESAVVEGPVVIGKDCDVGPGAVIRPGTCLQDNVHVGANAVVERSILSTDAHVGAHTLLRDSVVGSGARIGDCVASPGGRADVVVDGRLYTDRKIGSIVADRATVGANATLAAGSSVGAEATVGAGVVVDGPVREKSEVAA; translated from the coding sequence ATGAGTGCTGTCAGCGAGGCAGTGGTCCTCGCCGCAGGTGAGGGACGACGACTTCGTCCGCTCACGAAGTACCTCCCAAAGCCGATGCTTCCAGTCGCAAACCGACCGGTCATCGACTACGTTCTCGATGCACTCGTTGAGAGTGGTATCGAACGGGTCGTCGTGGTCGTCGGCTATCGTGGGGATCGCATCCAGACGCACCTCACTGCCGAGTATAAGGGCGCGAACATCGAGTTCGTCCAGCAGCCATCTCGGCTCGGAAGCGGCCATGCGTTGCTGCAGGCGACTGGAATGGTAAACGGCGAGTTCCTCGTCGTCAACGGAGACAGCATCATCAACGCTGCAATCGTGACATCGACGCTGGAGCGCTACGATTCGACCGACTGCGCTGCCACCGTGGCAGTGGCCCACTCGGATACTCCCGAGGAGTACGGCGTCGTCATCACTAACCGTGGTCTCATCGCGGACATCGACGAACATCCGGTCGAACGCGAGGGCTACGTCGTAAACGCGGGCGTCTATGTGTTCGACGAGTCGGTGTTTGCCGCCCTCGACCGGACCGAACCGTGGCAAGGCGAGATTCGACTAACGGACGCCATCGAACATCTCGACGGTCCCGTCACGTCCATCCTCGTCAACGGCGGGTGGCTCGATCCCTCGACACCGTGGCAGCTACTTTCGGTTTCCGAGACGCTGTTGGGCAGTCGCTTCGGTTCGGACGTGTACGTCGCAGACTCCGCACGTGTCCACGAGTCCGCAGTCGTCGAGGGACCGGTCGTTATCGGTAAAGACTGTGACGTGGGTCCCGGTGCGGTCATTCGTCCGGGGACGTGTCTGCAGGACAACGTCCACGTCGGAGCCAACGCCGTCGTCGAGCGGTCCATCCTCTCGACTGACGCGCACGTCGGGGCGCACACGCTTCTTCGTGACTCCGTCGTCGGGTCTGGCGCGCGTATCGGAGATTGCGTCGCCTCGCCGGGCGGACGAGCGGATGTCGTCGTGGATGGTAGACTCTACACGGACCGCAAAATCGGAAGTATCGTCGCCGACCGTGCTACGGTCGGTGCGAACGCGACACTTGCGGCAGGTAGCAGTGTCGGCGCCGAGGCCACCGTCGGTGCCGGTGTCGTCGTGGACGGACCCGTCCGCGAGAAATCAGAGGTGGCAGCATAA
- a CDS encoding DUF7344 domain-containing protein yields the protein MALETLTQSETQDASTPEADAVEQHEQEDVQELLTKDTIFELLKNQRRRDAIRYLKENDGEAKLGDMAEYIAAKENDIEIAQLSSSQRKRVYIGLYQCHLPKMANSGVIDFEKNRGDITLKQMAEQLEPYLGDSTPAQNDAGSSSSKRNAAVAGVVGIGVAAGLLGAPGFALVPDAAWAVVSTTALVVLTAMETYHQHDLDR from the coding sequence ATGGCACTCGAAACACTAACTCAATCCGAGACTCAGGATGCCTCGACCCCCGAGGCGGACGCGGTCGAACAGCACGAACAAGAAGACGTTCAGGAACTCCTTACGAAAGATACAATCTTTGAGTTACTGAAGAACCAGCGACGACGCGACGCAATTCGATATCTCAAAGAAAACGACGGCGAGGCCAAACTCGGTGATATGGCCGAGTACATCGCCGCAAAAGAGAACGACATCGAAATCGCTCAACTCTCCTCCAGTCAGCGCAAACGCGTGTACATCGGACTATATCAGTGTCATCTTCCGAAGATGGCCAACTCCGGTGTCATCGACTTCGAGAAGAATCGCGGCGATATCACGCTAAAGCAGATGGCCGAACAGCTCGAGCCGTATCTTGGTGACTCTACACCTGCGCAGAACGACGCAGGGTCGTCATCGTCCAAGCGCAACGCCGCCGTCGCTGGCGTTGTCGGTATCGGTGTCGCTGCGGGTCTCCTCGGTGCGCCTGGTTTTGCACTCGTTCCCGATGCCGCGTGGGCAGTCGTCAGCACCACGGCACTCGTCGTCTTGACGGCAATGGAGACGTACCACCAGCACGACCTCGACCGGTAA
- a CDS encoding DUF7344 domain-containing protein, giving the protein MIDLSKDELFRILSNSRRRYIIYYLHEAGDEMSLKQLAARIAAVENGTSVDEVTDEERQRVYISLYQTHLPKLEEAGIVSYDDEERIVALTPEVAREGFFWMRTEDEPRPWATYYAILGVVGWLAILARIIGLPLFAALPWVAIAVFVSTAILVLVGAQYFLELEGDETTDSFETLIE; this is encoded by the coding sequence ATGATCGACCTATCCAAAGACGAGTTGTTCAGAATACTCAGTAACTCTCGTCGTCGGTACATCATCTACTATCTCCACGAGGCTGGGGACGAGATGAGCCTGAAACAGTTGGCGGCCCGAATCGCGGCCGTCGAGAACGGCACATCAGTGGATGAAGTGACGGACGAGGAGCGACAGCGAGTGTACATCTCGCTGTACCAGACCCATCTCCCGAAGTTGGAGGAGGCTGGAATCGTCTCGTACGACGACGAAGAGCGCATTGTCGCGCTCACGCCGGAGGTTGCGAGAGAGGGGTTCTTCTGGATGCGGACGGAAGATGAACCCCGACCGTGGGCGACCTACTACGCTATCTTAGGCGTCGTTGGGTGGCTCGCCATACTCGCGCGCATCATTGGGCTTCCGCTGTTTGCCGCACTCCCATGGGTAGCTATCGCGGTGTTCGTTTCGACCGCGATACTTGTTCTCGTCGGAGCGCAGTACTTCCTTGAGTTGGAAGGTGACGAAACGACGGACTCGTTCGAGACGCTAATCGAATGA
- a CDS encoding PadR family transcriptional regulator, which translates to MFELTGFQRDLLYVIAGSERPSGQEIKEKIGKDVGEVNHGRLYPNLDALVEEGLVDKGQQDRRTNYYTISESGRQAIRKRREWENQYVSLDE; encoded by the coding sequence ATGTTCGAGTTAACAGGCTTTCAGCGTGACCTCCTGTACGTGATTGCAGGATCCGAGCGACCCTCAGGACAGGAGATCAAAGAGAAGATCGGCAAAGACGTTGGTGAAGTCAACCACGGACGACTGTATCCAAACCTCGACGCGCTCGTCGAAGAGGGATTAGTGGACAAAGGCCAGCAGGACCGCCGAACCAACTACTACACAATCTCCGAGTCGGGACGACAGGCAATCCGAAAACGGCGTGAATGGGAGAATCAGTACGTCTCACTGGATGAATAA